GGTTTCTCTAGAAAAACTTTCCGTTTGAATATTCCCAATATCAATGCTTGACACTAAAGCAGTGATTCGTGCCCGTTCAATTTGAAGCCGTACGATTTCGGCGGTGATAGTATTCAACTCTGCCTCAGCATCAGTTGTGTCCAGTTCAACGAGTATATCTCCTTGGTGCACTGTTGACCCATTTCGTATGTGAATTGCGGTGATCTTACCATCAAATTCGGGTTGGACAATCTGGACCCGGCTTAATGGCACAACCTTTCCCTGTCCACGCGCGACGACCTCTACCTTAAAAAAGCAAGCCATGACAACAATGACAATAAAAACAAAAATTATGAACCAGATGGTTACATGAAGGGTCGGAGATGTGATCTTTATTTGTGGGGCTGTTTCGGTCATAACAATTTCTCGAAATCAATGATCTGATCCGGCTGTCCAAACACATCTGGCCTGTGTGTGATGATGATCAGCGTTGTTGTGGCCTTCAGTCGCTTAAGTTCCTCTGCCATCATGCTTTGTGCAAGATCGTCCAGAGCACTTGTTGGTTCATCAAAAATGATGACCTTGGGCTTCTTGACCAGGGTTCGTGCAATCGCAATGCGTTGCCTCTGTCCGCCAGACAGTGTCGATCCACGCTCCCCTATGTCTGTATCAAGTCCCATTGGCAAACGAGCAACAAATGTATCCGCCGCCGAGATTTTCAACACCATTTCAAGTTCCGCTTCCGTTACCGCCTCGTTGCCGATTAGTAGGTTATCTCGGAGCGTTCCTGAAAAAAGATATGGTTCCTGTGGAATATATGCGATCTTGGTGCGGACATCATGCGGTTCATAATTTGCGATATTCTCACCATCCAAGAGAACCCTCCCATTTGAGGGCACATCAATACCCGAAGCCAATCGCCCGAATGTGGATTTGCCTATACCAGACGGCCCCACAACCAAAGTCAGAGAGTTCGGAGCTGCCTCAAAATTGAATTTTTTGAGGATTGGTCGATCTTGTATGTAAGAAAAATCTACATTTTCAAACGTCAAACGTGGCTCGATATCAGGAAATAGTCCTGGTCGAGCATTGAAGGGTTCCATATCGGAGCTAACAATATCACCAAGCCTCTGGCGGGAAACTTTTATGTTTTGCCAGTTTTCCCAAAGTTTGGAAAAATTGGCTATGGGGTCTGTGACCTTTTCTGCAAGAAGATGGAAAGCAATGAGCTGCCCAAGAGTGATTTCACCAGCAAAAACCAG
This genomic interval from Gemmatimonadota bacterium contains the following:
- a CDS encoding peptidase domain-containing ABC transporter yields the protein MSLEDNDNGREIPLSWFTQSLWKYTPLYIELVFIAICVRLIGLVEPFIFQVIIDRILPFQREASLIVVVAIFVAVSLFQMGFEVLSSLLGILTANQVTREFGSRIFDHLFKLPFSHFRKWSVGETIARVSETDTIRNFLVGTTTGVFLDLLFVVIYIGVLLSLSVPLTMIVLVALPLQFLVYFGFGPFLRRRLRVQFDAGAKHQTQMVENISGIAAVKALSAEGKMLERLNKTLGNSLFASYRVGILNIFSDKLTFVIERGVTISIIYFGAHLVFAGEITLGQLIAFHLLAEKVTDPIANFSKLWENWQNIKVSRQRLGDIVSSDMEPFNARPGLFPDIEPRLTFENVDFSYIQDRPILKKFNFEAAPNSLTLVVGPSGIGKSTFGRLASGIDVPSNGRVLLDGENIANYEPHDVRTKIAYIPQEPYLFSGTLRDNLLIGNEAVTEAELEMVLKISAADTFVARLPMGLDTDIGERGSTLSGGQRQRIAIARTLVKKPKVIIFDEPTSALDDLAQSMMAEELKRLKATTTLIIITHRPDVFGQPDQIIDFEKLL